DNA sequence from the Streptomyces sp. CA-210063 genome:
CGGCACGGCGCTCTTCGACGCGGACGCCTCGTTCCACCAGCGGGCCGGGCTCGCGGACACCGCGGCCGGGGTCTCGTACGAGTCGTACAACTTCCCCGGCCGGTACATCCGGCACTTCAACAACCTGCTCTACACCCAGCCGGTGAGCACGGCTCTCGACCGGCAGGACGCCACGTTCTACAAGGAGTAGGGGCGGCAAGTCGGTTTTGCCTGTCGGACGCGCCGTTGGGGCGTGGGGCCGTCGCGATCCAGCCAGTTCGTCGTGGCTGGTCGCGCAGTTCCCCGCGCCCCTTACGGGGCGCCCGGGGTCGGCGGTGTTACCTGGATCAGGCCCGACTGGTACGCCATCACCACCAGTTGAGCCCTGTCCCGAGCCCCCAGCTTCGTCATCGCCCGGTGGACATGGGTGCGTACCGTCAGCGGGCTGACGTACAGCTTCTCGGCGATCTCGTCGTTGGAGTGGCCCTCGGCGGCCAGGGCCATCACCTCGCGTTCTCGGGTCGTGAGGGTGGTCAGCTGGTCGGGGGTGGCGAGGCGGTTGCCGGGGGCGGGGGCGGCGAGGAAGCGGGTGATGAGGGTGCGGGTGGCGGCGGGGGAGAGGAGCGTGTCGCCGGCGGCCACCGTGCGGATGCCGTCGAGGAGCGCGTCGGCGGTGACGTCCTTGCCGAGGAAGCCGCTCGCCCCGGAGCGCAGCGCCTGGGCCACGTACTCGTCGATCTCGAAGGTCGTGAGGATCAGTACGCGGGTGTCGGCCAGTTCCTCGTCGGCGCAGATGACCGCCGTGGCGGTGAGCCCGTCGGTGCCGGGCATGCGGATGTCCATGAGGACCACGTCGGGGCGGTGAATGCGGACGAGGTCGACCGCCTCCCGGCCGTCCGTGGCCTCGGCGATCACCTCCAGGTCCTCGCAGGAGTCGATGAGGATCCGGAAGGTGGCCCGCAGCAGAGCCTGGTCGTCGGCGAGCAGGACGCGAATGGTCATGGGGCTGTTCTACTTCCGCTGGTCATGGGGTCTGGTCCAGCACTTCGGGTGCGGGGGTGCGAGGGCGGGTGCGCAGCGGGAGGTCCGTGGTGACCTCGAAGCCGCCTTCGGGACGGTGACCGGCGCGTAGGCAGCCGCCGACGGACTGGGCGCGCTCGCGCATGCCGATGAGGCCGAAACCACGGCCGGATGCCGGGGAGCCCTGGGGGCGGGGCGTGCCGTCGTCGCTGACCGTGATCGTCAGATGGGACTCCGCGTACGCGAGGCGGATGCGCGCCGCGTCCACGGCGGCGTGCTTGCTGACGTTGGTGAGGGCCTCCTGCACGATCCGGTACGCGGTCAGGTCCACGCCGGGGTCGAGCGGCCCCGGGGCGCCCTCCGTGGTGACGGTGACCGTGAGGCCGGCGGATTCGCACGCGGCCGTCAGCTCCGGGAGCCGGTCGAGCCCGGGGGTGGGGGCGAGCGGCGCCTCGGGGTCGTCGGGCCGGCGCAGTACGCCGACGGTGGCCTTCAGCTCGCGCAGCGCCGACGACGTGGTACCCGTGAGGTCGGTGAGGATCCGGTGGGCCTGCTCGGGATCGATACGGGTGAGGTGCGCGGCGGTGCCCGCCTGGGCGTTGGCGAGGGCCAGGTGGTGGGCGACCACGTCGTGCAGATCGCGCGCGATGCGCATCCGTTCCTCGGTGACCCGGAGGCGGGCCTCCTCCTCCCGGGTGCGCTCGGCGTGTTCGGCGCGGGCCTGCACCGACTTCAGGTAGGCGCGCCGGATCTGGGTCCCCCGGCCCGCGGCGAGGGGCAGCAGCAGCCAGAAGACGGGGCCGATCGTCCTGAGCAGCAGCGAGAGGTGATCCATGGAGTCGGAGAACACGGCCGCGAGCGTCATCGCCGCGATGGTGGTGAGGCCGTAGACGCGGGTGGTGTCCCGGTCGGTGAGCGTGGCCAGCCAGTAGAGCGCCGCCATGATCGGTGCCAGCAGCAGGGGGGTGAGCAGATAGCCCATCGTGATCGCGACCCCGGTGCAGACCACGGTCACGACGAGGGCGGCGCGCGGATGGGTGCGGTGCTTGAGCAGGGCGAGACAGGACACACCCATGACGGCGACGCCGACCTTTCCCTGGCCCGGCGGCTCGGCGCCGGGCAGGGTGAGCACGCTGCCGAGGACCACGCAGCCCATCAGCGCCATGGCCATCGCGAGATCGACGAGGAAGGGATGGCGGTGCTGGAAATCCTCCAGGCGGTCCGCGTAGCGCCGGTCCAGGCTGATACTCATCGGGGACTCCGGTCGGTGGGGCGGGGAACCATGGTGGGCGACGTCGGGTGCCAACGCCCCGAGGGCCGTCCGTGTTCTTCGCCACGGACGGCCCCCCGGTGGGGGTTGCAACTGCTCCTTGAGGAGCGCGAACGAGGTCGTATTAGCTCGATCGTGTGATGGTCGGCATCCGGGCTTGCGGTGCTCTGGGCCGTTCGGGCTACGGTGACTGTGCGATCTGGGACGCCGGGTACGGCGCCAGCGTGCGGGGCCCCCGCTCCACCGGAGTGATGGTTCGGGGCCTCTCCGTTGCCTCTGGCCGTACTCACATGGCCAGGTCGCACAGGGAACCGGCCTCCTGGGCCCGGACCACGGACAGGATCCGTGTCGCCGCCCCGGGGCTGAGTACGCTGGGGACCAGTACGCCCAAGACCGTTCGGGGCGTGCGGCTGAACAGGCTCACCCCTGCTCAGTGCAAAGGAACGGTGGGCGGTCGGATCAGGTGCGCGCCCCCGCCGGCTCGGCCGGCTCCGCCGGGGCCGGTTCCGCCTCGGGCCGGCGGCTGAGGGCCTCGCCCTCCACATCGACGCGGGGCAGCGCCCGGTCCAGCCACTTCGGCAGCCACCAGGCCTTGTCGCCGAGCAGGGCGAGCACGGCGGGCACGATCGCCATGCGGACGACGAAGGCGTCGAACAGGACCGCCGAGGCCAGCCCGAACCCGATCATCTTGATCATGGAGTCGCTCTCGCCGATGAACCCGGCGAACACCGCGATCATGATCAGGGCGGCGGCCACGACCACCCGGGCGCTGTGCCGGAAGCCGCTGGTGATCGCCTCGTCGGCCCGGTCGCCGTGGACGTACGCCTCCCGCATCCGCGAGACCAGGAACACCTCGTAGTCCATGGCCAGGCCGAAGACGATGCCCACCAGGAAGATCGGCATCAGGCTCATGATCGGTCCGGTCTGCTCCACGCCCAGGAGCTCCGCGCCGTGGCCCTGCTGGAAGACCAGGACGACCACGCCGAGCGACGCGAGCACCGACAGCAGGAAGCCGGCGGCCGCCTTGAGCGGGACGAGCAGGGAGCGGAAGACGACCAGCAGGAGGATGACGGCCAGGCCGACCACGACCAGCAGATAGGGGACCAGCGCGGACTGCACCTTGCCGGAGAGGTCGATGTTCAGCGCGGTGCTACCGGTGACCTCGTACGTCGCCCCCGTCCCGGACTCGATGCCGGGACGCTCGTCCCGGATGACGGTCACCAGGTCCTTGGTCTTCTCGTCGGTCGGCGCCGTGGCGGGCACGGCCGAGAAGACGGCGGTGTCGCCGGCCTCGTTGAAGCGTGCCGGGGAGACGGAAACGATCCCCTTCGTGGCGCCGATCTCCTTCGCGACCGTCTCCGCGGCGGCCTTCGCGTCGTCCGCGCCCCGGGCGTCCACCACGATCGTCAGCGGCCCGTTGAAGCCGGGCCCGAAGCCCTCGGCGAGCGCGTCGTACGCCCGGCGCTCGGTGGTGGAGGTCGACTTGGCCTCGTCGCCGGGCATGCCCAGCTGAAGGTCGGTCATCGGCACCGCGAGCGCGCCGAGGCCGAGGACACCGAGGACCAGCACGGGCACGGGGCGGCGCAGCACGAACCGGGCCCAGCGGGTGCCACCGTTGTCCGCACCGCTCTCCTCGATACGGCCGCTCTTGCGGGCCTTCCGCGCCAGCACGGCGTTCGGCCAGAAGCCGAGGACGGCCGGGACGAGGGTCAGCGCGATCAGTACGGCGACGACGACCGCGCCCGCGGCGGCCAGCCCCATCTTCGTCAGCATCGGAATGCCGACCACGGAGAGGCCGGCCAGCGCGATGACGACGGTGAGTCCGGCGAACACGACCGCCGATCCGGCCGTGCCCGTGGCGAGCGCGGTCGCTTCCTCGGGCGTACGGCCCTTGGCGCGCTCCTCCCGGTAGCGGGAGACGACGAACAGGGCGTAGTCGATGCCGACCGCGAGGCCCAGCATCATCGCGAGGGTGCCGGTCGTGGCCGACAGCCCGAAGACGTCGGCCAGGGCGAGGATCGCGGCCATGCTGAGGCCGACGCCGATGAGCGCGGTCAGCAGCGGCAGCCCGGCGGCGGCCAGCGAGCCGAAGGTGATCAGCAGGACGACGGCGGCGAGGGCGACGCCGATCACCTCGGCCGTGCCGCCCGCGCTGCCCTGTTCGGCCACCGCGTCGCCGCCCGCCTCGACGGTCAGCCCGGAGTCCTGGGCCTGGTGGAGCGCGTTCTCCAGATGGGTCCTGCTGGCGTCGGTCAGGTTGTTGGCGGCGACCTTGTAGGTGACGGTCGCGTACGCCGTCGAGCCGTCCTCGCTGACGGCCCGCGCCTGGAACGGGTCGACGGCGCTCGCGACCTGGGAGCCGTCCGCCAGATCGGCGACGGTGTCCTCGATCGCCTTCTTGTTCTCGGTGGCGGTGACCTTCTCACCGCTCGGCGCGACGAACACGACCCGGGCGGTGGCGCCGTCGGCCGTGACGCCGGGGAAGCGCTCTTCCATCAGGTCGAACGCCTTCTGGGACTCGATGCCCGGCATGGAGAACTCCTCGTCGGAGGCTCCCGGGGCCTTGAGGGCGCCGAAACCTACGGCGCTGAGGACCGCCACCCACACAAGGGTGACGTACCAGCGTTTGCGGAAGGCCAGCCGGCCCAGCCGATGAAGGAAGGTTGCCATGGGTCGCAGGTCTCCACGTCAGAAGTCTCGGATGCCTGCCAAGACTCCCGTCCGGGGCCCCTCCCGTCGTCGTGCGGCTGCCGACAATCCCGGCTACTCGGAACGCAGTACGACGCGGCCGCCGAGTCACCCCGGGGTATGACCGAAGGGCCGGGGCCTACATGGTGTGCAGGGTGTCGCGGGCGGCCTTGATGAAGTCCCTCAGCACCTGCCAGAACGGCGCGTAGCAGGCGTCGAAGCGAGCGACGGCACCGGTATCGCCCTCGATCATCGCCTCGATCGCCTTGTGGAAGGGGCTCGTCGACCGCCGGACGGTGTTGGCGAGTTCGGCGACCTCGTCGGGCCCTTCCAGCGAGACGACCCACGTCAGATTCCGCAGCGCGGCGTACTCGTCCCGCTGCCGCTCACGCAGCCGCCGCAGCTCCTCGACCTGCTCCGGCCCGAGCCCGCCCTCGGCGCCCCGGACCACGTCCGACACCTTCCAGTGCACATCGTTCAGCCGCTGCGCCTGCTCGATGAACTCCGCGTACGCCGTCCGCCGCGCCTCCCGCAGCCGCTCCACCCGCTGCGCACCCGCCGTCGTGTCCGCCTGGATCCGCGCCGCCCGCGCGGTCCCCCGGCTCGTCACCCAGCTCGCGAGCACGGCGGTACCGGCGGTGAGCGAGGCGATCCAGAACGCGCTGTCAGCCACGGCGGGACCCCAGCGAGCGTTCGGTGACGGCGGCCAGGTGGGCCGCGAAGACCTCGCGGGCGTCCGGGGTGAGGGTGCGCAGCACCACCAGCGCCGTGATGACCACGTCGCACAGTTCCGCCTGGACGTCGTCCCAGGTGTGGGTCGTGCCCTTGCGCGGGTTCTGCCCGGTCGCGCCGATCACCGCCTGGGCGACCTCGCCGACCTCCTCCTGGAGCTTCAACATCCGCAGGAGCAGGCCCTCTTGGCCGCCGTACGGCTGGTCCGCCTCCAGCCAGGCGTGCAGGAGGGAGACGGACTGCCAGAGGTCGCCGGGGGAGTCGATCCGCTCATTCATGGGGCGCAGCCTGCCACGCCCCTATGACAGCGTGACGGTCACTCCTCGAACAGCACCTCCTGCTCGCCCTCCTTCTCCTTCCGCAGCCGCTGGTTCCGCGTGCCCACGACCACCGCCGTGACCGCGGCCGTACCGGCGAGCGCCACCGGGACCATCCAGCCCCGGTCGACCACATGGTGGAGCGCGTGGTCGAGGGAGAGCCGGCCGGGGCCGGCGACCGCGAGACCGGCGGCGGCCAGACCCAGGGTCGCGGCGTACTCGTAGCCGCCACTGGCGTTGAAGAAGCCGTTGGGCGTGTGGACCGCGGCCGCGCCGCCCATCGCGCCCGCCGCGGCGGCACCGGCCGCGGGCGTCGCGAGGCCCAGCGCGAGCAGGGTGCCGCCGCCCGTCTCGGCCAGCCCGGCCGCGGTGGCGCTCGCCTTGCCGGGCGTGTACCCGACGGACTCCATGAACGCGCCGGTCCCCTGGATACCGCCCCCGCCGAACCAGCCGAACAGCTTCTGCGTCCCGTGCGCGGCGAGCACACCGCCCGCGCCCAGCCGGAGCAGCAGCAGGCCCAAGTCACGTCGGTCGAATGAGGTCATGACCACTCCCGAACAGCCCTTGCGAATGTTCCCTCCCGCGTATCCACCGTCGCACCGATCACACCCGCCCGACGCGCCCGCGCGCCCGTTCGGGTGGTGCCGCGTCCGGGCCGCGCCTGCGGTGGCGCACCCGTCGGAACGGTGTGAGGCTGACCGGCATGACGATCGCACCAGCCAAACTCAGTGACCCGACCGTCCGGGCCTTCGTCAACGCGGTGAACTCCCATGACCGCGACGCCTTCATGGCCCTCCTCGCCCCCGACGCGACCATGGCGGACGACGGCTCCGACCGGGACCTCGCGGAGTGGACCGACCGGGAGATCTTCTCCTCCCACGGCCACATGGAGGTCCACCGGGAGTCCAACGGCGGCCGCTCCCTCGTCGCCGACTACCGCAACGACACCTGGGGCGAGATGCGCACCGCCTGGCGCTTCACCGTGTCGGAGGACGGCCGGATCAGCCGCTTCGAGACAGGCCAGGCCTGAAAGTACGCCCCCCAGAGGTCTTGCCTTCGTGTGCGCTCCAACTCCTACCGTCTGTGGGCATGGAGACGAACACGGGCACGGAAGCGAACACGGGCACGGAAGCGAACACGGGTACGCACACCAGGCCCCTCGGCCGCAGCGGTATCCAGATCAGCGCCCTAGGCTTCGGCTGCTGGGCGATCGGCGGCGAGTGGCAGCGGCCCGACGGGCAGCCCCTCGGCTGGGGGAAGGTGGACGACGAGGAGTCCGTACGGGCCATCCACCGCGCCCTCGACCTCGGCGTCACCTTCTTCGACACGGCCGACGCCTACGGCACCGGCCACAGCGAGCGCGTGCTCGGCCGTGCCCTCGGCAAGCGCCGCGCGGACGTCGTCGTGGCCACCAAATGGGGCAACCTCTTCGACGAGCGCACCCGTGTCGCCAACGGCCAGGACGCCTCCCCGGACCACGCCCGCCGCGCCCTCATTGCTTCCCTGGACCGCCTCGGCACCGACCACATCGACCTGTACCAGCTCCACATCTCCGACGCCCACCCCGACCAGGCGGCCCGACTCCGCGACCTCTGCGAGGAGTTCGTACGGGAGGGCCTGATCCGGGCGTACGCGTGGAGCACCGACGACGCCGAGCGCGCCGCCGTGTTCGCCGAGGGGCCGCACTGCACGGCCGTGCAGCACCGCCTGAACATCCTCCAGGACGCGCCCGAACTCCTCGCGCTGTGCGAGGAGTCGGACCTGGCGAGCGTCAACCGCAGCCCCCTCGCCATGGGCCTGCTCACCGGCAGGCACACCGCCGGGCGCGCCCTGGAGGCCGGTGACATCCGCAGTGCCCCGCCCGAGTGGCTGCCGGGCTTCACCGCGGGCGCCGGCGCCGACCCGGAGTGGCTCGGCCGGGTCGAGGCGCTGCGCGAGATCCTCACCAGCGAGGGCCGTACGCTCGCGCAGGGCGCCCTCGCCTGGATCTGGGCCCGCAGCCCGCGGACCGTGCCCATCCCCGGTTTCCGCACCGTCGCCCAGGCCGAGGAGAACGCGGGCGCCCTCGCGAAGGGGCCGCTCACCGCGGACCAGGTGGCCGAGGTCGACCGGATCCTGGGGCGGACAGCCAATTCCTGAGCTGTCGACGGGCCATTGCCAGGAAGTCCCGTTCGGATACCGCCCGGAGAAGAAAAGTATGGCGGGCAGTCGTCCCGCGTTCCGGTGCTTACCTCGCGGTCCCACGCGAGGTCCGCCCCCTTCCGGAACGCGGAACGGCTGCCGCCTCCCCCCTCGGGTTGGCTGCGGAAGCCACCGCCTCCAAGTGTGAAGCTCTCGTGGAGGCGGTCATGAGCATATGCCTTTCACGTGCTCGAATGGTCCGGAGCGGAATCTTCCGTTTGTGCAGGTTGAGTCATGGACGAGTGTCGTGGGCACCTGGTGGAGGTAGTGCTCAGCCCCGCCCCACGTACGGCATCGTCGTCGCCATCACCGTCGCGAACTGCACGTTCGCCTCCAGCGGCAGCTCCGCCATGTGCCGCACGGTCCGGGCCACATCGGCCACGTCCATCACCGGCTCGGGCATCAGCTCCCCATGCGCCTGGAGCACCCCGTTCCGCATGCGCTCGGTCATGTCCGTCGCCGCGTTCCCGATGTCGATCTGGCCGATCGCGATGCCGTAGGGCCGTCCGTCCAGGGAGAGCGACTTGGTCAGGCCGGTCAGGGCGTGCTTGGTCGCGGTGTAGGCGACGGAGTGCGGGCGGGGTGTGTGCGCGGAGATGGAGCCGTTGTTGATGATGCGCCCGCCCTGGGGGTCCTGCTCCTTCATCTGCCGGTACGCCGCCTGGGCGCACAGGAACGCCCCGTTGAGGTTGGTGTCCACGACGTGCCGCCAGGCCGCGTAGTCCAGCTCCTCCACCGGCACCCCGCCCGGGCCGAACGTGCCTGCGTTGTTGAACAGCAGGTCGAGCCGCCCGAACCGCTCCCGTACGGCGGCGAAGAGCGCGTCCACGTCTCCGGGGCGCGAGACGTCCGTGCGGACGCACAGGGCCTCGGGGGCCTCAGGGGCCTCAGGGGTCTCGGGGGCCTCAGGGGTCTCGGGGGCCTCAGGGGTCTCGGGGGCCTCAGGGACCTCCGTTCCGGCGCCGGCCGCCGTCTCGGTGAGCTTCTCCTCGCGGCGGCCCGCCAGCGCCACCGACCAGCCCGTGCGCAGCAACTCCACGGCCACGGCACGGCCGATACCGGAGCCCGCGCCTGTCACGATCGCGATCTTGGTTCCTTTAGCCTTCATGGGCTCGCAGCGTAGGCGAGGGCCGGTGCCCCGCCGGGCAGGAAGGGCCCGCCATCCGGAACTCATCAGTCCGCCATCTGAGTGTTGTGTACGCGACAGGAGAGCGTCGACCCCGACCACTCCAATGCCTAGTACAACAACCGTCAGGGGAGGGCCAGATGACACCCGCAGCCCAGAAGTCGACGCAGCCCCATTCGTCCCACGCACCCGAACTCCGCGCCGCCGCCCGGCACTTCGACCGCCGCCGCTTCCTCACCGTCACCGGCGCCGCAGCCGCGCTCGCCTTCGCCACCAACCTCCCCGCGGCGGGCGCCGCGGCCGCCGCCACGCTCGACGCGCGGCGGATCACCGAGAACCCCTTCACCCTCGGCGTGGCCTCCGGCGACCCGCTGTCCGCCTCCGTGCTGCTGTGGACCCGGCTCGCCCCGGCCCCGTACCAGCCCGACGGCGGCCTGCCCGCCGAACGCGTCGCCGTCCAGTGGGAACTGGCCCACGACGAGGGCTTCCGACGGATCGTCAGACGAGGCACGGCCACCGCCCACCCCGAGTTCAGCCACACCGTGCACGTCGAGGTCGGCTACCTCGACCCCGGCCGCGTCTACTACTACCGCTTCCGCACCGGCACCTGGATCAGCGAGACCGGCCGCACCCGCACCGCGCCCGGCCGCAGCCATCTGACCGGCTCCACCGGTCTCTCCTTCGCGGCCGTCTCCTGCCAGGCCTACACGGACGGCTACTACACCGCCTACCGGCACCTGGCGGGCGAAGACATCGATGTCGTCTTCCATCTCGGGGACTACCTCTACGAATACGCGGTCAACTCCGTCGGCGGAAACCGCAAGTACAGCGACCGCGTCCTGCCCGACCTGTTCAACCGCGAGACCGTCACCCTGGAGGACTACCGCCTGCGGTACGCCCTCTTCAAGACCGACCCCGACCTGCGGGCCGCGCACGCCGCGCACCCCTTCGTCGTCACCTGGGACGACCACGAGACCGAGAACAACTACGCGGACGACATCCCCGAGAACGACGTCCCCCCGGAGGAGTTCCTGCTGCGCCGCGCCGCCGCCTA
Encoded proteins:
- a CDS encoding response regulator; the protein is MTIRVLLADDQALLRATFRILIDSCEDLEVIAEATDGREAVDLVRIHRPDVVLMDIRMPGTDGLTATAVICADEELADTRVLILTTFEIDEYVAQALRSGASGFLGKDVTADALLDGIRTVAAGDTLLSPAATRTLITRFLAAPAPGNRLATPDQLTTLTTREREVMALAAEGHSNDEIAEKLYVSPLTVRTHVHRAMTKLGARDRAQLVVMAYQSGLIQVTPPTPGAP
- a CDS encoding sensor histidine kinase, with the translated sequence MSISLDRRYADRLEDFQHRHPFLVDLAMAMALMGCVVLGSVLTLPGAEPPGQGKVGVAVMGVSCLALLKHRTHPRAALVVTVVCTGVAITMGYLLTPLLLAPIMAALYWLATLTDRDTTRVYGLTTIAAMTLAAVFSDSMDHLSLLLRTIGPVFWLLLPLAAGRGTQIRRAYLKSVQARAEHAERTREEEARLRVTEERMRIARDLHDVVAHHLALANAQAGTAAHLTRIDPEQAHRILTDLTGTTSSALRELKATVGVLRRPDDPEAPLAPTPGLDRLPELTAACESAGLTVTVTTEGAPGPLDPGVDLTAYRIVQEALTNVSKHAAVDAARIRLAYAESHLTITVSDDGTPRPQGSPASGRGFGLIGMRERAQSVGGCLRAGHRPEGGFEVTTDLPLRTRPRTPAPEVLDQTP
- a CDS encoding MMPL family transporter, with translation MATFLHRLGRLAFRKRWYVTLVWVAVLSAVGFGALKAPGASDEEFSMPGIESQKAFDLMEERFPGVTADGATARVVFVAPSGEKVTATENKKAIEDTVADLADGSQVASAVDPFQARAVSEDGSTAYATVTYKVAANNLTDASRTHLENALHQAQDSGLTVEAGGDAVAEQGSAGGTAEVIGVALAAVVLLITFGSLAAAGLPLLTALIGVGLSMAAILALADVFGLSATTGTLAMMLGLAVGIDYALFVVSRYREERAKGRTPEEATALATGTAGSAVVFAGLTVVIALAGLSVVGIPMLTKMGLAAAGAVVVAVLIALTLVPAVLGFWPNAVLARKARKSGRIEESGADNGGTRWARFVLRRPVPVLVLGVLGLGALAVPMTDLQLGMPGDEAKSTSTTERRAYDALAEGFGPGFNGPLTIVVDARGADDAKAAAETVAKEIGATKGIVSVSPARFNEAGDTAVFSAVPATAPTDEKTKDLVTVIRDERPGIESGTGATYEVTGSTALNIDLSGKVQSALVPYLLVVVGLAVILLLVVFRSLLVPLKAAAGFLLSVLASLGVVVLVFQQGHGAELLGVEQTGPIMSLMPIFLVGIVFGLAMDYEVFLVSRMREAYVHGDRADEAITSGFRHSARVVVAAALIMIAVFAGFIGESDSMIKMIGFGLASAVLFDAFVVRMAIVPAVLALLGDKAWWLPKWLDRALPRVDVEGEALSRRPEAEPAPAEPAEPAGART
- a CDS encoding MazG-like family protein, whose amino-acid sequence is MNERIDSPGDLWQSVSLLHAWLEADQPYGGQEGLLLRMLKLQEEVGEVAQAVIGATGQNPRKGTTHTWDDVQAELCDVVITALVVLRTLTPDAREVFAAHLAAVTERSLGSRRG
- a CDS encoding DoxX family membrane protein, yielding MTSFDRRDLGLLLLRLGAGGVLAAHGTQKLFGWFGGGGIQGTGAFMESVGYTPGKASATAAGLAETGGGTLLALGLATPAAGAAAAGAMGGAAAVHTPNGFFNASGGYEYAATLGLAAAGLAVAGPGRLSLDHALHHVVDRGWMVPVALAGTAAVTAVVVGTRNQRLRKEKEGEQEVLFEE
- a CDS encoding nuclear transport factor 2 family protein, with the protein product MTIAPAKLSDPTVRAFVNAVNSHDRDAFMALLAPDATMADDGSDRDLAEWTDREIFSSHGHMEVHRESNGGRSLVADYRNDTWGEMRTAWRFTVSEDGRISRFETGQA
- a CDS encoding aldo/keto reductase, producing METNTGTEANTGTEANTGTHTRPLGRSGIQISALGFGCWAIGGEWQRPDGQPLGWGKVDDEESVRAIHRALDLGVTFFDTADAYGTGHSERVLGRALGKRRADVVVATKWGNLFDERTRVANGQDASPDHARRALIASLDRLGTDHIDLYQLHISDAHPDQAARLRDLCEEFVREGLIRAYAWSTDDAERAAVFAEGPHCTAVQHRLNILQDAPELLALCEESDLASVNRSPLAMGLLTGRHTAGRALEAGDIRSAPPEWLPGFTAGAGADPEWLGRVEALREILTSEGRTLAQGALAWIWARSPRTVPIPGFRTVAQAEENAGALAKGPLTADQVAEVDRILGRTANS
- a CDS encoding SDR family oxidoreductase, with the translated sequence MKAKGTKIAIVTGAGSGIGRAVAVELLRTGWSVALAGRREEKLTETAAGAGTEVPEAPETPEAPETPEAPETPEAPEAPEALCVRTDVSRPGDVDALFAAVRERFGRLDLLFNNAGTFGPGGVPVEELDYAAWRHVVDTNLNGAFLCAQAAYRQMKEQDPQGGRIINNGSISAHTPRPHSVAYTATKHALTGLTKSLSLDGRPYGIAIGQIDIGNAATDMTERMRNGVLQAHGELMPEPVMDVADVARTVRHMAELPLEANVQFATVMATTMPYVGRG
- a CDS encoding alkaline phosphatase D family protein, producing MTPAAQKSTQPHSSHAPELRAAARHFDRRRFLTVTGAAAALAFATNLPAAGAAAAATLDARRITENPFTLGVASGDPLSASVLLWTRLAPAPYQPDGGLPAERVAVQWELAHDEGFRRIVRRGTATAHPEFSHTVHVEVGYLDPGRVYYYRFRTGTWISETGRTRTAPGRSHLTGSTGLSFAAVSCQAYTDGYYTAYRHLAGEDIDVVFHLGDYLYEYAVNSVGGNRKYSDRVLPDLFNRETVTLEDYRLRYALFKTDPDLRAAHAAHPFVVTWDDHETENNYADDIPENDVPPEEFLLRRAAAYRAYWENQPLRTPQKPDGPDMRLYRRLTWGRLAQFDILDTRQYRSNQAYGDGWQTPGPDSADPARTITGATQERWLLNGWAKSDAVWNVVPQQVTFSQRRNAVGDTYKVSMDSWDGYTASRERILAGADAAGIENLMVLTGDVHNGYAYDIKRDFDNRSSRTVGTELVATSISSGGNGSDKPANWDTYMTANPHMRFYNGRRGYVTVDLGRQSARADFKGVPYVTTTGAGISTVGSFAVEAGRPGLTPA